The proteins below come from a single Mycosarcoma maydis chromosome 19, whole genome shotgun sequence genomic window:
- a CDS encoding uncharacterized protein (related to YPK9 - vacuolar protein with a possible role in sequestering heavy metals) produces MAEPDRPRRSGQSSSKSKQPFEVAADEYQAPFQLPPKKLESEPTQQESVDGSSLVDFAPSPYFDDQEAREAIEWAQSQQQAELDASNDATAAGGVEIGSRRRRDSQVGSYDEGGSIFDGPGAGAVPSSVSSMRHEMARPELGRRTSRSSRRRISMEGRSPRRTRKLSSASAQSDQSEAITLSSDRSVSPDSVAGRRKPASQRSGSTYHLGRRKRVPEDSDLTGSSQPKGMLGSILASIRGDRADDDNDDARSRRSFSRPLLSRRRSSGSAISSRTGRSDARPDEDDQDEEYDNSRGWSDDDYGFDDEDDDDDSYRSSDDDASNRNGILPSAFGPLSGAVDPVFGDTRYSTDHPPEDQLDAELAGRDLEEGVASGFGRSEADLRHNSQARLQNSSASAAQARKEMSYLDKASKSRQQVYLTEEDTLIRFTGYRTLVGNQIIYSIVCCLTLGIVYLIGRWLPRFRLKYVCKEVEFEKADFIMVENQWGDLHKEKTTTVPYARPLATVFPHSSREPPATQAEAQSMPTINLPPELVNKSNAPSKTASAKSSIINGGVSANGTNATGNPGDTSGAGGLGMLSGVHTEQLMDLTFFDHRYTRYALHPPSGRLRMVKDWRDPLWTSLAAINNGISWDAEKDRTIVFGKNAIEIQAKSTWQLLVDEVLHPFYMFQIVSIILWSFDNYYYYAFCIAVISLVSIFTTLVETRQTVNRMREMSRFSCDVRVLRDGNWQVLDSNDLVPGDVYDVAEPGLLLFPADSVLLSGDAIVNESMLTGESVPVSKVPLTTPSMVGLHAAGTDVTADLAKHFLFSGTRIIRIRGSGSTDETEAGAKAMVVRTGFNTTKGALVRSMLFPKPMGFKFYRDSFRFIGFLAMIAGIGFTFAAVNFVKMGIAWHTIVIRALDLITVVVPPALPATMSIGISFAINRLRKVGIFCISPNRVIIGGKVDVFAFDKTGTLTAEGLDVLGTRTIDLKAGRFSELHETVDEMPVGAGGKTDTDARKMPLLYALATCHSLKVVDGEVIGDPLDVKMFEYTGWTLDEGKDRSAKATTKSGTAKNGKSKLTERPPALVQTVVRPPGGQAFEVQDAIKSGRHAHFLELGVLRTFEFVSSLRRMSVIVKRLKSQSMEVFVKGAPEVMADICDKDTFPADYDDLLSYYTKHGYRVIACAGKSMAGMSWIKAQRMRREQAESGLRFLGLIIFENKLKDGSAPAIEVLKNANIVTKMVTGDNPRTAISVARECGMVGQSAHVFMPTFVEGDQRSARAVIDWSSVDDDRIKLDAYNLQPREVDRHVLDLDEFDFQDYQLALTGDVFRWMIDFAPVETVRRMLIKGTIFARMSPDEKHELVERLQALNYCVGFCGDGANDCGALKAADIGISLSEAEASVAAPFTSNRGDISCVLDTIAEGRAALVTSFNCFSYICLTSLIQFSSVLLMYSIGSSLSDGQFMLADFSALLLSVFSARTGPP; encoded by the coding sequence ATGGCCGAACCAGACCGCCCGCGCCGCAGTGGTCAGAGCTCATCTAAGTCCAAACAGCCATTCGAGGTAGCTGCCGACGAATACCAGGCTCCCTTTCAGCTGCCACCTAAGAAGCTTGAGTCCGAGCCAACACAGCAAGAGTCAGTTGACGGATCGTCTCTCGTCGACTTTGCCCCGTCGCCCTACTTTGACGACCAGGAAGCACGCGAGGCCATCGAGTGGGCCCAGTCTCAACAACAAGCCGAACTCGATGCTTCCAACGATGCCACTGCAGCTGGcggcgtcgagatcggttcaaggcgtcgacgagatAGCCAGGTTGGTAGCTACGATGAAGGAGGCAGCATCTTTGATGGTCCCGGCGCTGGCGCTGTTCCCAGTTCGGTCAGCAGTATGCGTCACGAGATGGCAAGGCCCGAGCTCGGTCGTCGAACCTCTCGAAGCTCCCGCCGTCGCATCTCCATGGAAGGCCGCTCACCACGACGTACGCGTAAGCTTTCCAGTGCTTCTGCACAGAGCGACCAGAGTGAAGCCATCACCTTATCCAGCGATCGCAGCGTCTCCCCAGACTCGGTGGCCGGCCGCCGCAAGCCCGCAAGCCAGCGCAGTGGCAGCACCTACCATCTTGGTCGCAGGAAGCGCGTTCCCGAGGATTCCGACCTGACCGGCTCCAGCCAGCCAAAGGGCATGCTTGGCTCCATCCTCGCCTCGATTCGTGGCGATCGGGCCGACGATgacaacgacgatgccCGCAGCCGCCGCTCTTTTTCTCGGCCTCTTCTCTCCCGCAGACGTTCATCAGGCTCCGCCATCTCCTCGCGCACTGGCAGGTCAGACGCACGCCCGGATGAGGATGATCAAGACGAAGAATACGACAACAGCCGAGGTtggagcgacgacgactacggctttgacgacgaagacgacgatgacgattCATACCGATcctcggacgacgatgcgtcGAACCGGAATGGCATTCTTCCTTCCGCTTTCGGCCCCCTCAGTGGCGCAGTCGATCCCGTATTTGGCGACACGCGCTACTCAACCGACCATCCTCCCGAGGACCAACTGGacgccgagcttgctggTCGAGATCTAGAAGAAGGAGTAGCCTCCGGATTCGGCCGCTCCGAGGCCGACCTGAGACACAACTCTCAGGCACGCCTACAAAACTCGAGTGCCAGCGCTGCACAAGCGAGAAAGGAAATGAGCTACCTTGACAAGGCCTCCAAGAGCCGACAGCAGGTCTACTTGACCGAGGAGGATACCCTCATCCGCTTCACCGGCTACAGGACGCTCGTAGGCAACCAGATCATCTACTCGATtgtctgctgcttgacaCTTGGCATTGTCTATTTGATCGGACGATGGCTACCTCGCTTTCGTCTCAAGTACGTCTGCAAGGAGGTCGAGTTCGAAAAGGCCGACTTTATCATGGTCGAAAACCAGTGGGGAGACCTTCACAAGGAAAAAACGACAACGGTTCCATATGCACGCCCCCTCGCCACCGTCTTTCCGCACTCTTCTCGCGAACCACCCGCTACTCAAGCAGAGGCGCAATCGATGCCCACCATCAACCTCCCGCCTGAACTGGTCAACAAAAGCAACGCACCTTCCAAGACCGCTTCTGCAAagagcagcatcatcaacgGCGGAGTTTCTGCAAACGGCACCAACGCCACCGGCAACCCAGGCGACACGTCAGGGGCTGGCGGCCTCGGCATGCTTTCCGGCGTTCATACCGAGCAGCTCATGGACCTCACCTTCTTCGATCACCGCTACACGCGCTATGCGCTGCATCCACCTAGCGGTCGTTTGCGCATGGTCAAGGATTGGAGAGATCCGCTGTGGacctcgctcgccgccATCAACAACGGTATTAGCTGGGACGCCGAGAAGGACCGCACCATCGTGTTTGGCAAGAACGCCATCGAGATCCAGGCGAAATCCACATGGCAACTTCTcgtggacgaggtgctgcATCCTTTCTACATGTTTCAGATTGTCTCGATCATCCTGTGGTCGTTCGACAACTATTACTACTACGCTTTTTGCATTGCCgtcatctcgctcgtctcgatcttcACGACGCTCGTCGAAACGCGCCAGACGGTCAATCGGATGCGCGAAATGAGTCGCTTCTCGTGCGATGTGCGGGTGCTGCGCGACGGCAACTGGCAggtgctcgactcgaatGACTTGGTACCCGGTGATGTGTACGATGTGGCCGAGCCGGGTCTGCTACTGTTTCCCGCCGACAGTGTCTTGCTCAGCGGCGATGCCATCGTCAACGAGAGTATGCTCACAGGCGAGAGTGTTCCCGTGAGCAAGGTGCCGCTCACCACGCCCAGCATGGTCGGTCTTCATGCAGCCGGTACTGATGTGACTGCTGATCTGGCAAAGCATTTCCTTTTCTCTGGCACGCGCATCATCCGTATTCGCGGAAGCGGTTCGACGGACGAAACCGAAGCCGGTGCAAAGGCCATGGTGGTTCGCACCGGTTTCAATACCACCAAAGGTGCTCTGGTTCGTAGCATGTTGTTCCCCAAACCGATGGGCTTCAAATTCTACCGCGATTCGTTCCGCTTCATTGGCTTCCTCGCCATGATTGCTGGTATTGGATTTACCTTTGCCGCGGTCAACTTTGTCAAGATGGGCATTGCTTGGCACACGATTGTTATCCGTGCACTCGATTTGATCACGGTCGTTGTGCCGCCTGCTCTGCCGGCAACCATGTCGATTGGCATTTCGTTTGCCATCAATCGTTTGCGCAAAGTTGGCATATTTTGCATCTCGCCCAATCGCGTCATTATTGGAGGCAAAGTGGATGTCTTTGCATTTGACAAGACGGGTACGTTGACCGCGGAAGGGCTCGACGTGCTCGGAACGCGCACGATCGATCTCAAGGCAGGTAGATTCAGCGAACTGCACGAGACGGTTGACGAGATGCCGGTGGGTGCGGGTGGCAAGACGGATACGGATGCACGCAAGATGCCCTTGCTGTACGCGCTGGCAACGTGCCATTCGCTGAAAGTGGTGGATGGAGAGGTGATCGGTGATCCGCTCGACGTCAAGATGTTCGAGTACACTGGCTGGACGCTGGACGAAGGCAAAGATCGTTCGGCGAAAGCGACCACCAAGTCCGGCACAGCTAAGAACGGCAAATCGAAGCTTACGGAACGACCCCCAGCATTGGTGCAGACCGTCGTTCGTCCACCTGGTGGACAGGCTTTCGAGGTGCAAGACGCGATCAAGTCTGGACGTCATGCACATTTTCTGGAACTCGGAGTGTTGCGCACGTTCGAGTTCGTATCGTCGCTCCGGCGAATGTCGGTGATCGTTAAGCGGCTCAAATCGCAGTCGATGGAGGTGTTTGTCAAAGGCGCACCCGAAGTGATGGCGGATATCTGCGACAAGGACACGTTCCCAGCCGATTATGACGACCTGCTCTCGTACTACACCAAGCACGGCTACCGTGTGATTGCATGCGCTGGCAAGTCGATGGCGGGCATGAGCTGGATCAAGGCGCAACGCATGCGTCGCGAGCAGGCCGAGAGTGGACTACGTTTCCTCGGACTGATCATCTTTGAGAACAAGTTGAAGGATGGCAGTGCACCCGCGATCGAGGTGCTCAAGAACGCTAACATCGTGACCAAGATGGTGACGGGCGACAATCCGAGGACGGCAATCAGCGTTGCGCGCGAGTGCGGGATGGTGGGACAATCGGCTCACGTGTTCATGCCGACATTTGTAGAGGGAGATCAGAGAAGTGCGCGTGCTGTGATAGATTGGTCCAGTGTGGACGATGATCGGATCAAGTTGGACGCGTATAATCTACAGCCCAGGGAGGTGGATCGGCATGTGTTGGACCTGGACGAGTTTGACTTCCAGGATTATCAGCTGGCGTTGACCGGGGATGTGTTCCGGTGGATGATCGATTTTGCGCCTGTAGAGACGGTGCGTCGGATGCTGATCAAGGGGACCATCTTTGCGCGCATGTCGCCAgacgagaagcacgaaCTGGTGGAACGGCTGCAAGCGCTCAACTACTGCGTTGGCTTCTGCGGCGATGGAGCCAACGACTGTGGTGCGCTCAAAGCAGCCGACATTGGCATTTCGCTTTCCGAAGCAGAGGCTTCCGTGGCGGCTCCGTTCACCTCGAATCGTGGCGACATCTCGTGCGTGCTCGACACCATCGCCGAAGGCCGCGCCGCCTTGGTCACCTCGTTCAACTGCTTCAGCTACATCTGTCTCACCTCGCTCATCCAGTTCTCCTCGGTGCTCCTCATGTATTCCATCGGAAGCTCCTTGTCCGATGGCCAGTTTATGCTGGCCGATTTCTCCGCTTTgttgttgagcgtcttttcGGCGCGCACAGGCCCGCCGTAG
- a CDS encoding putative general amino acid permease — protein MSNPQHVALDRSSSSMEATHNDKLRAAEEDGASMDKPMHTTTRSDGQLQVGVTHTERAHLKQGLEQRHLSMIALAGSIGTGLFLSLGGSIQTAGPLGALIGYAVVGAIVCAVQFALGEVSALLPVTGSFVRHADYLLDPAWGFAVGWNIVYGNILSIPSEISAICVLFQFWTDINSSLWIMIFIVLTFVIGVVFVRAYGEVEFAFASLKLLTVVFLIIFGLVVNLGGIPGVERIGFRYWDTPGPFVEYIGTGAWGKFLGTYACLTSAVYSFAGVESLAMAAAETQNPGRAIPRACKRVFFRIALFYMLAVLVVGMLVSSDDPRLNDESGTAAQSPFVIAASTAGYSAVGSVINAIVITSAWSSSNQALLAGTRVLYGLALKRQAPRFFLRTTSWGIPIYCVLFFTAFMFLSFMSLSSGALTVFYWFVSLTAAGVLVSWSTVLLNHIRLKTALRRQGIPASELPWNNGWTLYSSYVALGMCLLILFTGGFAVFTSGRWNANSFVSSYLDIPLVIAFFLGWKLFKKTKWVKLEEVALREAIQQAKERAEQARLEEQAQAALKRNRSWLKFISWIWD, from the coding sequence ATGTCGAACCCGCAGCATGTCGCTCTCGACCGCTCGAGTTCGTCGATGGAAGCGACGCACAACGATAAGCTGCGAGCGGCTGAAGAGGACGGCGCATCGATGGACAAGCCAATGCACACCACCACTCGCTCGGATGGCCAGCTCCAAGTCGGTGTCACACACACCGAGCGTGCGCATCTCAAGCAAGGCCTGGAACAACGCCACCTCTCGATGATCGCATTGGCGGGTTCCATCGGTACCGgtctctttctctcgctCGGCGGGTCAATCCAAACGGCAGGCCCCCTTGGCGCTCTTATCGGCTACGCTGTGGTGGGAGCCATCGTCTGCGCTGTGCAGTTCGCTCTGGGTGAAGTATCGGCATTACTTCCTGTCACCGGCTCGTTCGTTCGTCACGCCGACTACCTCCTCGATCCTGCGTGGGGTTTTGCTGTCGGCTGGAACATCGTCTACGGAAACATTCTTTCGATCCCTTCCGAGATCTCGGCCATCTGCGTTTTGTTCCAATTTTGGACCGACATCAACTCGTCGCTGTGGATCATGATCTTTATCGTGCTTACATTCGTCATCGGTGTCGTCTTTGTGCGCGCCTACGGAGAAGTGGAATTCGCATtcgcctcgctcaagctgctgaCGGTGGTGTTCCTTATCATCTTTGGCTTGGTTGTCAACCTGGGCGGAATCCCAGGagtcgagcgcatcggctTCCGCTACTGGGACACTCCAGGTCCGTTTGTCGAGTACATTGGAACAGGCGCATGGGGAAAGTTTTTGGGAACGTACGCTTGCTTGACATCCGCCGTCTATTCGTTCGCAGGCGTCGAGAGTTTGGCCATGGCAGCGGCTGAAACACAAAACCCTGGCCGCGCCATCCCGCGGGCGTGCAAGAGGGTGTTCTTCCGTATCGCCCTTTTTTACATGCTCGCCGTGCTGGTGGTTGGAATGCTGGTATCTTCGGATGATCCTCGGCTCAACGATGAGTCGGGTACAGCTGCTCAGTCTCCGTTTGTGATTGCCGCCTCGACGGCAGGCTACTCGGCAGTCGGTTCTGTGATCAACGCGATCGTGATTACAtcagcttggtcgtcgtcaaacCAGGCTCTGCTGGCCGGAACGCGTGTGTTGTATGGTTTAGCActcaagcgtcaagcgcCTCGCTTCTTCCTACGTACCACCTCGTGGGGTATTCCGATCTACTGCGTTCTCTTCTTCACCGCGTTTATGTTCCTCAGCTTCATGTCGCTGTCGTCTGGGGCGCTGACCGTGTTCTATTGGTTCGTCAGCTTGACTGCCGCCGGCGTGCTGGTTTCGTGGTCCACGGTGCTGCTCAACCACATCCGACTCAAGACGGCGTTACGACGACAGGGCATCCCGGCCTCGGAGCTTCCATGGAACAACGGATGGACGTTGTACTCGAGCTATGTCGCGCTCGGCATGTGCCTCCTCATTCTCTTCACTGGTGGCTTCGCCGTATTTACCTCTGGAAGGTGGAATGCCAACAGCTTTGTCTCGAGCTACCTCGATATCccgctcgtcatcgcaTTCTTCCTCGGCTGGAAGCTGTTTAAGAAAACCAAGTgggtcaagctcgaggaggTGGCGTTGCGAGAGGCGATCCAACAGGCCAAAGAGCGTGCCGAGCAGGCGAGATTGGAAGAGCAAGCCCAAGCTGCTCTCAAGCGCAACAGGAGCTGGTTGAAATTCATCAGCTGGATCTGGGACTGA
- a CDS encoding uncharacterized protein (related to Malic acid transport protein): MGTGITSILLHQLPYQFNGLGIISNLVFGLNVLLFLLFLAISIARYIIWPQLFWIMLFHPTQSLFLGTFAMGMATIITMCAISAAPAWGPGFVTFTWTLWWINAVLSLCICIGLPFIQFTRHVQSLDKITAVWFLPVVTTIVCSATGGLVADLLAAPHAKLTLIVCWVLWGTGFGMTFLLMSLYYARQAIYKIPPAQLIVSTFLPLGPCGQGAFALLQLASVLYKLSVEHQVALGSATAIDAETAKIMATAIYAVSVPVALVIWGLGLVWLVLAVSSLLDLWLVSKLTFNLGWWGFTFPLGVFATAAIKFGSVLDSRAFRVLGTVLALVEVVLWMFISTMTLKRALSGAIFFSPCLAEMCDESGEPPSYVAPARKYTFEPRPVHPFDVEHVAEATERSRSRIRGTSIASIARLGRVKREISSTRARMWSMSRSESSASRFRTETSRGRSAQRTKAPIAK, encoded by the coding sequence ATGGGCACCGGCATCACCTCTATCCTCTTGCATCAGCTTCCATACCAGTTCAACGGCCTCGGCAtcatctcgaatctcgtCTTTGGCCTCAACGTACTGCTCTTTCTACTGTTCCTTGCCATCAGCATTGCCCGTTACATCATCTGGCCACAGCTGTTTTGGATCATGCTCTTCCACCCAACCCAATCGCTGTTTCTGGGCACTTTTGCTATGGGTATGGCAACCATCATTACAATGTGCGCCATCTCTGCTGCGCCGGCATGGGGACCGGGCTTTGTGACGTTCACCTGGACGCTCTGGTGGATCAACGCCgtgctctcgctctgcatctgcatcggtTTGCCTTTTATCCAGTTCACGCGTCACGTCCAGTCGCTTGACAAGATCACAGCCGTGTGGTTCTTGCCGGTAGTCACCACGATCGTCTGTTCGGCGACGGGCGGCTTGGTGGCAGATTTGCTGGCTGCGCCACATGCAAAGTTGACCTTGATCGTTTGCTGGGTTTTGTGGGGCACAGGTTTCGGCATGACGTTCCTGCTCATGTCGTTGTACTACGCTCGACAGGCGATCTACAAGATCCCGCCAGCACAGTTGATCGTCAGCACGTTTTTGCCGCTTGGTCCGTGTGGACAGGGAGCGTTCGCGTTGCTCCAACTCGCCTCGGTGCTGTACAAGCTCTCGGTCGAGCATCAAGTGGCACTTGGTAGTGCCACAGCAATAGATGCCGAGACGGCCAAGATCATGGCCACCGCCATCTACGCAGTCTCTGTTCCCGTAGCTCTCGTCATCTGGGGTCTTGGCCTTGTATGGTTGGTCCTCGCTGTATCGAGCCTGCTCGATCTATGGCTCGTATCCAAGCTCACGTTCAACCTTGGATGGTGGGGGTTCACGTTTCCGCTCGGAGTCTTTGCTACGGCGGCGATCAAGTTTGGCTCGGTGCTGGATTCGCGCGCATTTCGCGTTCTCGGCACCGTGCTTGCGTTGGTGGAAGTGGTGTTGTGGAtgttcatctcgaccaTGACGTTGAAGAGGGCATTGAGCGGGGCCATCTTTTTCTCGCCGTGTCTCGCCGAGATGTGCGATGAGAGCGGTGAGCCGCCGAGCTACGTTGCGCCGGCGAGAAAGTACACGTTTGAACCGAGACCGGTGCATCCATTTGATGTCGAGCACGTTGCAGAAGCCACCgagaggagcaggagcaggatAAGAGGTACAAGCATCGCTAGCATCGCTAGGCTCGGCAGGGTCAAGCGCGAGATATCCTCGACCAGAGCTCGCATGTGGAGTATGAGCCGATCGGAATCCAGTGCATCTCGATTTCGCACAGAGACGAGTCGTGGCAGGAGTGCACAACGGACCAAGGCGCCAATAGCTAAGTGA